The Mesorhizobium koreense genome includes a window with the following:
- a CDS encoding TRAP transporter substrate-binding protein: MDRRTFFKKAGAAGAGVAAAGTLAAPAIAQSQPKVTWRCTSSFPKSLDTIFGAAQTMANYVKESTDGNFNIQVFASGEIVPGLQAMDAAAAGTVEMCHTACYYFWGKDPTWALATAVPFSLNDRQMNAWLYYGGGNDLLNEFFATHGLYGLPAGNTGVQMGGWYRKEINTLEDLKGLKMRIGGFAGKIIEKLGVVPQQIAGGDIYPALEKGTLDACEWVGPYDDEKLGFAKVAKYYYYPGWWEGGPTLHSLINLEKWNALPKPYQAALKSACEAANCDMMANYDYKNPGALKSLVGSGAVLRPFSQEILEAAFNAAMETYKEITASNAGFKKIYDSQTAFKKDAYLWAQVAEYTYDTFMMIQQRAGKL, translated from the coding sequence ATGGATCGTCGTACGTTTTTCAAGAAGGCAGGTGCTGCCGGCGCCGGCGTCGCAGCCGCCGGAACGCTTGCCGCACCGGCCATCGCCCAGTCGCAGCCGAAGGTGACATGGCGGTGCACCTCGTCCTTCCCGAAGTCGCTCGACACGATTTTCGGCGCCGCGCAGACCATGGCCAACTACGTAAAGGAGTCGACCGACGGCAATTTCAACATACAGGTTTTCGCTTCCGGCGAAATCGTACCGGGCCTGCAGGCGATGGACGCCGCGGCGGCCGGTACGGTCGAGATGTGCCATACGGCCTGCTATTATTTCTGGGGGAAGGATCCGACCTGGGCGCTGGCGACGGCGGTGCCGTTCAGCCTCAACGACCGGCAGATGAACGCCTGGCTGTACTATGGCGGCGGCAACGACCTGCTCAACGAATTCTTCGCGACGCACGGGCTTTACGGACTGCCGGCCGGTAATACCGGCGTGCAGATGGGCGGCTGGTATCGCAAGGAGATCAACACGCTCGAAGACCTCAAGGGTCTGAAGATGCGCATCGGCGGCTTCGCCGGCAAGATCATCGAGAAGCTTGGCGTGGTGCCGCAGCAGATCGCCGGCGGCGACATCTACCCGGCGCTGGAAAAAGGCACGCTCGACGCCTGCGAATGGGTCGGCCCGTATGACGACGAGAAGCTCGGCTTCGCCAAGGTCGCCAAATACTACTACTACCCCGGCTGGTGGGAAGGCGGCCCGACGCTGCACTCTCTCATCAACCTGGAGAAGTGGAACGCGCTTCCGAAGCCCTACCAGGCGGCGCTGAAATCCGCCTGCGAGGCGGCGAACTGCGACATGATGGCCAACTACGACTATAAGAACCCGGGCGCGCTGAAGAGCCTGGTCGGTAGCGGCGCGGTGCTGCGTCCGTTCAGCCAGGAGATCCTCGAGGCCGCGTTCAACGCCGCGATGGAGACCTACAAGGAAATCACCGCGTCGAATGCGGGCTTCAAGAAGATCTACGACAGCCAGACCGCGTTCAAGAAGGACGCCTATCTGTGGGCGCAGGTCGCGGAATATACCTATGACACGTTCATGATGATCCAGCAGCGCGCCGGAAAGCTCTGA
- a CDS encoding LssY C-terminal domain-containing protein produces the protein MSERPSSLLRRHRRLLGLLAAVVVLYVTVAYFVLPLLWVHYEHQRGLTGLPMVTRTGDDLPGDPLNIGMVGATEDLVHAMHAAGWHPADPVTFRTSIGIIGSVVLDRPYPDAPVSPLFLDGRREDLAFEKPDGRSADRRHHVRLWRVLENGEEGRPVWLGAATFDKGVGISRYTGQVTHHIAPDIDAERELLAHELEAAKMATETYEVSGIGPTLLGRNGGGDPYYTDGEIRVLVLTRDGRPATTAPVNLPSPPLIEWKNRLWHGVAD, from the coding sequence ATGTCCGAAAGGCCCTCGTCTCTCCTTCGCCGTCATCGTCGCCTTCTGGGCCTGCTGGCGGCGGTGGTTGTGCTGTACGTGACCGTTGCTTATTTCGTGCTGCCGCTTCTATGGGTCCACTATGAACATCAGCGCGGTCTCACTGGCCTGCCGATGGTAACCCGTACCGGCGACGACCTTCCAGGGGATCCGCTCAACATAGGCATGGTCGGAGCAACAGAAGACCTGGTCCACGCCATGCACGCTGCCGGCTGGCACCCGGCCGACCCCGTTACCTTCCGCACCAGCATCGGCATCATAGGCAGCGTCGTTCTCGATCGTCCCTATCCGGACGCGCCGGTCAGCCCGCTCTTTCTCGATGGCCGTCGCGAGGATCTCGCTTTCGAGAAGCCGGACGGCAGGAGCGCTGATCGCCGCCACCACGTCCGGCTGTGGCGCGTACTGGAAAACGGCGAAGAAGGACGTCCGGTCTGGCTTGGCGCGGCGACATTCGACAAAGGCGTCGGCATCAGCCGCTATACGGGCCAGGTGACGCATCACATCGCGCCGGACATCGACGCGGAGCGCGAATTGCTGGCGCACGAATTGGAGGCTGCGAAGATGGCGACCGAGACCTACGAGGTTTCCGGCATCGGGCCGACCCTTCTCGGCCGCAACGGCGGCGGCGACCCCTACTACACCGATGGTGAAATCCGCGTGCTCGTTCTCACAAGAGACGGCCGTCCGGCCACCACAGCACCCGTCAACCTGCCATCGCCTCCCCTGATCGAATGGAAGAACCGGCTCTGGCACGGCGTCGCCGACTGA
- a CDS encoding TRAP transporter large permease: MIELIAQNMAPIMFAALVIFLIIGYPAAFALAANGLLFFFIGVELAPYSGGSISLSWPLLYALPERFWGIMSNETLLAVPFFTFMGIILERSGMAEDLLDTIGQLFGPVRGGLAYAVIFVGALLAATTGVVAASVIAMGLISLPIMLRYGYDRRIASGVITASGTLAQIIPPSLVLIVLADQLGRSVGDMYAGAIVPGLVLTGLYMGYVLIMSIVRPDSMPALPPEARTLGSGVTSLIVALVIAVAVAYGANRILIPHYGQNADIWGATIGIIVIYVAAILDKGLKIGLMSRLAQQVVIVLIPPLALIFLVLGTIFLGIATPTEGGAMGAVGALVMAAVKGRLSMDVVRQALTSTTRLSSFVLFILIGARTFSLTFYGVNGHLWVEHLLLSVPGGELGFLIVVNILVFVLAFFLDFFELAFILIPLLAPVADKLGIDLIWFGVLLGVNMQTSFMHPPFGFALFYLRSVAARVPYIDKVTGKKIEPITTGQIYWGAVPFVVIQVIMIGLTIAFPQMVMRYKADAVHEDITNIHIQVPGLGGGGIGFNPFATPGSGNAQSPGLGGTPPGLGGTPPALGGGNNAPKPATPAPGTDLSQPPKFN; encoded by the coding sequence ATGATCGAGTTGATCGCGCAGAACATGGCGCCAATCATGTTCGCCGCCCTGGTGATCTTCCTCATCATCGGGTACCCCGCCGCCTTCGCGCTCGCCGCGAACGGGCTTCTGTTCTTCTTTATCGGCGTGGAACTGGCGCCTTATTCGGGCGGCAGCATTTCGCTGTCATGGCCGCTTCTCTACGCGCTTCCCGAGCGCTTCTGGGGCATCATGTCGAACGAGACGCTGCTTGCAGTCCCGTTCTTCACCTTCATGGGCATCATCCTCGAACGATCCGGCATGGCCGAGGATTTGCTCGACACGATCGGGCAATTGTTCGGCCCGGTCCGCGGCGGCCTCGCCTACGCGGTCATCTTCGTCGGTGCGCTTCTCGCCGCGACGACCGGCGTGGTCGCGGCTTCCGTCATCGCCATGGGCCTGATCTCGCTCCCGATCATGCTGCGCTACGGCTATGACAGGCGCATCGCCAGCGGCGTCATCACCGCGTCCGGCACGCTCGCCCAGATCATCCCGCCCTCGCTGGTGCTGATCGTTCTGGCCGACCAGCTCGGCCGCTCCGTCGGCGACATGTATGCGGGCGCGATCGTGCCCGGCCTCGTGCTGACCGGCCTCTACATGGGCTACGTTCTTATCATGTCGATCGTCAGGCCGGACTCGATGCCGGCTCTGCCGCCCGAAGCACGCACCCTCGGCTCAGGCGTCACGTCGCTGATCGTGGCGCTGGTGATAGCGGTTGCCGTCGCCTACGGCGCGAACCGCATCCTCATCCCCCATTACGGCCAGAACGCCGACATCTGGGGCGCGACGATCGGCATCATCGTCATCTACGTCGCGGCGATCCTCGATAAGGGCCTGAAGATCGGTCTGATGTCACGATTGGCGCAGCAGGTGGTCATCGTGCTCATTCCGCCGCTGGCCCTTATCTTCCTCGTGCTCGGCACCATCTTCCTCGGCATCGCCACGCCGACCGAAGGCGGCGCGATGGGCGCGGTCGGCGCGCTTGTCATGGCGGCGGTAAAGGGCCGGCTCTCGATGGACGTGGTCCGGCAGGCGCTCACCTCGACAACGCGGCTCTCCTCCTTCGTGCTCTTCATCCTGATCGGCGCGCGCACCTTTTCGCTCACCTTCTACGGCGTCAACGGGCATCTCTGGGTGGAGCATCTCCTGCTGTCGGTGCCGGGCGGCGAACTCGGCTTCCTGATCGTCGTCAACATCCTGGTTTTCGTCCTCGCCTTCTTCCTCGATTTCTTCGAACTCGCCTTCATCCTCATCCCGCTGCTGGCGCCCGTCGCGGACAAGCTCGGCATCGACCTGATCTGGTTCGGCGTGCTCCTGGGCGTCAACATGCAGACGAGCTTCATGCACCCGCCGTTCGGCTTCGCATTGTTCTACCTGCGCTCGGTCGCTGCCCGCGTGCCCTATATCGACAAGGTTACCGGAAAGAAGATCGAGCCGATCACGACCGGCCAGATCTACTGGGGCGCGGTGCCGTTCGTCGTCATCCAGGTCATCATGATCGGCCTAACCATCGCCTTCCCGCAAATGGTGATGCGCTACAAGGCCGATGCCGTTCACGAGGACATAACGAACATCCATATCCAGGTGCCGGGTCTGGGCGGCGGCGGCATAGGTTTCAATCCTTTCGCCACGCCGGGCAGCGGCAATGCGCAGTCACCTGGCCTCGGCGGTACGCCTCCGGGCCTTGGCGGCACACCGCCGGCGCTGGGCGGCGGTAACAACGCACCCAAGCCGGCAACACCCGCTCCGGGGACCGACCTCAGCCAGCCGCCTAAATTCAACTAG
- a CDS encoding TRAP transporter small permease subunit, producing the protein MTVLIALARIIDRITAFVGKAVSWLILLAVLVSAGNAISRKAFDVASNAWLELQWYLFGAAYLLAAAYTLQQNEHIRIDILYNMYSRRKQNIVDLFGHIFFLMPFVLLMLSYFFPYVLLSYHSGEVSTNAGGLIIWPGKLMLLLGFGLLALQGVSEIVKKIAIMRGLMPDEHQHVATHQSLDDIEELDPSEIR; encoded by the coding sequence ATGACGGTCCTGATCGCGCTGGCGCGCATCATCGACCGGATAACCGCCTTCGTCGGCAAGGCGGTTTCCTGGCTGATCCTGCTGGCCGTTCTCGTCAGCGCCGGCAATGCGATTTCGAGAAAGGCATTCGATGTCGCCTCGAATGCCTGGCTCGAATTGCAATGGTATCTGTTCGGCGCGGCCTATCTCCTCGCCGCAGCCTATACGCTCCAGCAGAACGAGCACATCCGTATCGATATCCTCTACAACATGTATTCGCGCCGTAAGCAGAACATTGTCGATCTGTTTGGGCATATCTTCTTCCTGATGCCCTTCGTTCTCCTGATGCTTTCCTATTTCTTTCCTTACGTCCTGCTCTCCTACCATTCCGGCGAAGTATCGACGAATGCCGGCGGCCTCATCATCTGGCCGGGTAAGCTGATGCTGCTTCTCGGATTCGGGCTGCTCGCACTGCAAGGCGTGTCCGAGATCGTCAAGAAGATCGCCATCATGCGCGGCCTGATGCCTGATGAGCACCAGCATGTCGCAACGCACCAATCCCTCGACGATATCGAGGAACTCGATCCCTCGGAGATCCGCTGA
- a CDS encoding MarR family winged helix-turn-helix transcriptional regulator, with product MASPRNTLNGFGYLLNDTARLLRRRFEQKAGDYNITSAQWRAMAQLSRNDGLTQVALAHLLEIEPMSVCRLVDRMEAGGFVVRQPDPADKRAKLVYLTERSRELLDVMKVVAAEVYEDAFAGFEEDERVRLVGTLNRINANLSRVIAVREEEIA from the coding sequence ATGGCATCGCCAAGGAACACTCTCAACGGCTTCGGCTATCTGCTCAACGATACGGCGCGGCTCCTGCGCCGGCGCTTCGAGCAGAAGGCGGGCGACTACAACATCACCTCCGCCCAATGGCGCGCGATGGCGCAGTTGTCGCGCAATGACGGGCTGACCCAGGTGGCGCTGGCGCATCTCCTCGAGATCGAGCCGATGAGTGTGTGCCGCCTGGTGGATCGCATGGAAGCGGGCGGCTTCGTCGTGCGCCAGCCCGACCCGGCGGACAAACGCGCGAAGCTTGTCTACCTCACGGAGAGGTCCCGCGAACTGCTCGACGTCATGAAGGTCGTGGCGGCGGAAGTCTACGAAGATGCCTTTGCCGGATTCGAGGAAGACGAGCGCGTGCGGCTGGTTGGTACGCTCAACAGGATCAACGCGAACCTTTCCAGGGTGATCGCGGTTCGCGAGGAAGAAATTGCATGA
- a CDS encoding HlyD family secretion protein has translation MNARVEVPADVKTAVPETSFPPQRRKRRMWRLVLMVSVPLLLAVAGAYFWLTGGRYIETDNAYVKQTMAAISSDVAGKIIEVDVRENQKVKVGDVLFKIDPEPFRIAVDQADAALANARLQVKQLHAAYATAEAKLKADQATAEIRHRELTRSVELAGKGFAAASALDESRLAAQQADAQVELSQKGVDAAAAALDGNPGAPIDAHPTVQAALAAKEKDVLDLARTTVKAPKNGIASQVAKVNVGQYVSEGTEMLSLVETSDTWIEANFKETQLTDMHPGQSVVVTVDTYPGLKLEGKVESIGQGTGSEFSLIPAQNATGNWVKVVQRIPVRIRVDQKGADILRAGMSSDVTVDTGKTRLDRGIF, from the coding sequence ATGAATGCGCGTGTCGAAGTACCGGCGGACGTCAAGACGGCCGTTCCGGAGACCTCTTTCCCGCCGCAGAGGCGCAAGCGGCGTATGTGGCGTCTTGTGCTGATGGTCAGCGTGCCGCTGCTGCTGGCGGTGGCGGGGGCTTATTTCTGGTTGACCGGTGGCCGCTACATCGAGACGGACAACGCCTACGTCAAGCAGACGATGGCCGCCATCTCGTCCGATGTCGCGGGTAAGATCATCGAGGTCGACGTCCGGGAAAACCAGAAGGTCAAGGTGGGAGACGTGCTCTTCAAGATCGATCCCGAACCCTTCCGGATCGCGGTCGATCAGGCGGATGCGGCGCTGGCGAACGCAAGGCTTCAAGTCAAGCAATTGCACGCCGCCTACGCGACAGCCGAGGCCAAGCTGAAGGCCGATCAGGCGACGGCAGAGATCAGGCATCGTGAACTGACGCGTTCCGTCGAGCTTGCTGGCAAGGGCTTCGCGGCAGCCTCGGCGCTCGACGAGAGCCGGCTTGCGGCACAGCAGGCCGACGCGCAGGTCGAGCTTTCGCAGAAAGGCGTCGATGCCGCGGCCGCCGCCCTCGACGGCAATCCCGGTGCGCCGATCGACGCCCACCCGACCGTCCAGGCCGCGCTGGCTGCGAAGGAAAAGGACGTGCTCGATCTGGCGCGCACGACGGTCAAGGCGCCCAAGAACGGGATTGCCAGCCAGGTGGCCAAGGTCAATGTCGGCCAGTACGTCTCGGAAGGCACCGAAATGCTCTCGCTGGTCGAGACGAGCGACACTTGGATCGAGGCCAATTTCAAGGAAACGCAGCTCACCGATATGCATCCCGGCCAGTCGGTCGTGGTGACGGTCGACACCTATCCGGGGCTGAAGCTCGAAGGCAAGGTCGAGTCGATCGGTCAGGGGACCGGCTCGGAATTCTCGCTGATCCCGGCGCAGAACGCGACCGGCAACTGGGTCAAAGTCGTGCAGCGTATTCCCGTCCGGATACGCGTCGACCAGAAAGGCGCCGACATCCTGCGTGCCGGCATGAGCTCCGACGTGACGGTCGATACTGGCAAGACCCGGCTCGATCGCGGGATATTCTGA
- a CDS encoding DHA2 family efflux MFS transporter permease subunit, producing the protein MSGAAASGQAAESVSNRGAITVAVMLATIMQVLDTTIANVALPHMQGSLNAAQDQITWVLTSYIVAAAIMTPVTGWLSDRLGRKNLFLLSVAGFTLASLACGIATSLPEMVMYRLFQGLCGAALVPLSQAVLLDINPRERHGQAMALWGAGIMVAPIIGPTLGGWLTESYNWRWVFLVNLPVGILAFSGILVFLPKEPTRERRFDLFGFAMLSLAIGALQMMLDRGEQLDWFNSPEIWIELALTITGAWVFVVHSLTAENPFIDIAMFRDRNFSMGLVFIFIIGIVLLASLALLPPLMQSLLGYPVITTGLVMAPRGVGTMLSMIIVGRLTRIVDARILVFIGLTLTAYSMHMMAEFSIIMSDWPFITSGVVQGIGMGLVFVPLTTLAFATLPPRYRTDGTGLFSLVRNVGSSIGISVVSTVLAQMTQVNHAEIGSFLTPFNRNVVNHAPGLLTGDPMTLAQINGEVTRQAAMIGYLDDFRLMMVICLLAMPIILLLRSPKHQAGSGAGTHAVME; encoded by the coding sequence ATGAGCGGAGCGGCCGCTAGCGGGCAGGCTGCAGAATCCGTCAGCAACCGCGGCGCCATCACCGTGGCGGTGATGCTGGCCACGATCATGCAGGTGCTCGACACCACGATCGCCAACGTCGCTCTGCCTCACATGCAGGGCAGCCTCAATGCGGCGCAGGACCAGATCACCTGGGTCCTGACGTCCTATATCGTCGCCGCCGCGATCATGACGCCGGTGACCGGATGGCTCTCGGACCGGTTGGGCCGCAAGAACCTTTTCCTCCTTTCCGTCGCCGGCTTCACGCTTGCTTCGCTCGCCTGCGGCATTGCCACGAGCCTGCCGGAAATGGTGATGTACCGCCTCTTCCAGGGTCTGTGCGGCGCCGCGCTGGTTCCCCTTTCGCAGGCCGTTCTCCTCGATATTAACCCGCGTGAGCGTCATGGTCAGGCGATGGCCCTGTGGGGCGCGGGCATCATGGTGGCGCCGATCATCGGGCCGACGCTCGGCGGCTGGCTGACGGAAAGCTACAATTGGCGCTGGGTGTTCCTGGTCAACCTGCCGGTGGGCATCCTCGCCTTCTCCGGCATCCTAGTGTTCCTGCCCAAGGAGCCGACACGAGAACGCCGCTTCGACCTGTTCGGTTTCGCCATGCTGTCGCTCGCCATCGGCGCGCTCCAGATGATGCTCGACCGTGGCGAACAGCTCGACTGGTTCAATTCGCCTGAAATCTGGATCGAGCTTGCGCTGACGATCACGGGCGCGTGGGTATTCGTCGTTCATTCGCTGACGGCCGAGAATCCCTTCATCGACATCGCCATGTTCCGGGATCGCAACTTCTCGATGGGCCTGGTCTTCATCTTCATCATCGGCATCGTGCTTCTGGCGAGCCTGGCGTTGTTGCCGCCCTTGATGCAGAGCCTGCTCGGTTATCCCGTCATCACCACCGGGCTGGTCATGGCGCCGCGCGGCGTCGGCACGATGCTATCCATGATCATCGTCGGGCGGCTGACGCGTATCGTCGATGCGCGCATCCTCGTCTTCATCGGCTTGACGCTGACGGCCTATTCCATGCACATGATGGCGGAATTCTCCATCATCATGTCGGACTGGCCCTTCATCACCAGCGGCGTCGTCCAGGGGATCGGCATGGGCCTCGTGTTCGTGCCGCTTACCACGCTTGCCTTCGCCACCCTTCCACCCCGCTACCGGACAGACGGGACCGGCCTGTTCAGCCTCGTGCGCAATGTCGGGTCCAGCATCGGCATCTCGGTGGTCTCGACGGTCCTCGCCCAGATGACACAGGTCAACCACGCGGAGATCGGCAGCTTTTTGACGCCGTTCAACCGCAACGTCGTCAACCACGCCCCGGGGCTCCTGACAGGCGATCCCATGACGCTCGCCCAGATCAACGGCGAGGTGACGCGACAGGCGGCCATGATCGGTTATCTCGACGATTTCAGGCTGATGATGGTGATCTGTCTGTTGGCCATGCCGATCATTCTCCTCCTGCGTTCGCCGAAGCACCAGGCGGGAAGCGGGGCGGGGACGCATGCGGTGATGGAGTGA
- the mntR gene encoding manganese-binding transcriptional regulator MntR yields the protein MSRPTHADDPSLPDADVQAEAFRQAREARKVELFEDYVELIDDLIRDGGEARQVDIAARLGVAQPTVARMLKRLIEEGLVSRKPYRGVFLTERGRTLAEQSRIRHGIVERFLIDIGVDPETARRDAEGIEHHVSEATLEAFRLYSAGCARRR from the coding sequence GTGAGCCGACCGACGCATGCCGACGACCCTTCGCTTCCGGATGCGGATGTGCAGGCCGAGGCGTTTCGCCAGGCGCGCGAAGCGCGCAAGGTGGAACTGTTCGAGGATTATGTCGAACTGATAGACGATCTGATCCGCGACGGCGGCGAAGCGCGTCAGGTGGACATTGCCGCACGGCTCGGCGTGGCCCAGCCTACCGTGGCGCGCATGCTGAAGCGGCTGATCGAGGAGGGGCTGGTCTCGCGCAAGCCCTATCGCGGCGTCTTCCTGACCGAGCGCGGCCGCACGCTCGCCGAGCAAAGCCGCATCCGCCATGGTATCGTTGAACGTTTCCTGATCGATATCGGAGTGGATCCCGAGACCGCCCGCCGCGACGCGGAAGGCATCGAGCACCATGTCAGCGAGGCGACATTGGAAGCCTTCCGGCTTTATTCCGCAGGCTGCGCCAGGCGGAGATAG
- a CDS encoding Nramp family divalent metal transporter, with protein MLQVTSRTIDESRSDLAEGGRASLAEVNSTVVVPHGASWLRRLFAFAGPGYMVSVGYMDPGNWATDLAGGSKFGYTLLSVILLSNLMAILLQALAARLGIATGRDLAQACRAYYPRPVNLALWFLCELAIIACDLAEVIGTAIALNLLFGIPLIAGALITALDAFLVLLLMHKGFRYLEAFVVALLIVISVCFGVQVIAAQPVVGELLRGFVPSPEIVRHPEMLYIAIGIIGATVMPHNLYLHSSIVQTRAYKRNPEGRREAVKFATIDSTIALMLALFVNAAILIVAAASFHTSGHQVEEIGQAFELLSPLLGLGIASTLFAVALLASGLNSTVTATLAGQIVMEGFLQLRMPPWARRLVTRGIAIVPVVFVTALYGESGTAKLLVLSQVILSMQLPFAIVPLIRFVTDRGQMGEFAISRKTACIAWVVAAVIIVLNVKLLFDTFISY; from the coding sequence ATGCTCCAGGTCACATCCCGTACGATCGACGAAAGCCGTTCCGACCTCGCCGAGGGCGGCAGGGCAAGCCTCGCCGAGGTCAATTCGACGGTGGTGGTTCCGCATGGCGCGTCCTGGCTGAGAAGGCTGTTTGCCTTCGCCGGTCCGGGCTACATGGTCTCGGTGGGCTATATGGACCCCGGCAACTGGGCGACCGACCTCGCCGGCGGCTCGAAATTCGGCTACACGCTCCTGTCGGTCATCCTGCTTTCCAATTTGATGGCGATCCTGCTGCAGGCGCTTGCCGCGCGGCTTGGCATCGCGACGGGCCGGGATTTGGCACAGGCGTGCCGCGCGTATTACCCTCGCCCGGTCAATCTGGCGCTCTGGTTCCTGTGCGAACTGGCCATTATCGCCTGCGATCTGGCCGAGGTGATCGGCACGGCGATTGCGCTCAATCTGCTTTTCGGCATCCCGCTGATCGCCGGCGCGCTCATCACCGCGCTCGACGCCTTCCTGGTGCTTCTCCTGATGCACAAGGGATTCCGCTACCTGGAAGCCTTCGTTGTGGCGCTGCTGATCGTCATTTCCGTCTGCTTCGGCGTTCAGGTGATCGCGGCCCAGCCGGTGGTCGGCGAATTGCTCCGCGGTTTCGTCCCGTCGCCCGAGATCGTCCGCCATCCCGAGATGCTTTACATCGCGATCGGCATCATCGGCGCGACGGTCATGCCGCACAATCTCTACCTGCATTCCTCGATCGTGCAGACGCGCGCCTATAAGCGGAACCCGGAAGGCAGGCGGGAGGCGGTGAAGTTCGCGACGATCGATTCGACCATCGCGCTGATGCTGGCACTGTTCGTCAACGCGGCCATTCTCATCGTGGCGGCGGCGAGTTTCCATACCAGCGGCCATCAGGTCGAGGAGATCGGCCAGGCCTTCGAGCTTCTGTCGCCGCTTCTGGGGCTTGGTATCGCCTCGACGCTGTTCGCGGTGGCGCTGCTCGCATCCGGCCTGAATTCGACCGTCACGGCAACGCTTGCCGGGCAGATCGTCATGGAGGGGTTCCTGCAGCTTCGGATGCCGCCATGGGCGCGGCGGCTCGTGACCCGCGGCATCGCCATCGTGCCGGTGGTTTTCGTGACGGCGCTCTATGGAGAAAGCGGGACCGCCAAGCTTCTCGTGCTCAGCCAGGTCATTCTATCCATGCAACTGCCCTTCGCCATCGTGCCTTTGATCCGGTTCGTCACCGACCGTGGCCAGATGGGGGAATTCGCAATATCAAGAAAGACTGCCTGCATTGCATGGGTTGTCGCGGCAGTTATCATAGTTCTCAATGTAAAATTACTTTTCGATACTTTCATTTCATATTGA